In the Vanessa cardui chromosome 10, ilVanCard2.1, whole genome shotgun sequence genome, one interval contains:
- the LOC124533174 gene encoding ecdysone oxidase-like produces the protein MDVGTALASAQIIKGALLLLSALALTSYKWPVDRPLSDSATCDYIVVGAGTAGSIMANRLSEDPRSIVCVIEAGGDPPFETEIPSLFAYLSKTYMDWNFTSEDDGYTAQYRQQKYLNLAQGKVLGGSSCLNHFYHIRGDPKDYDDWAKATGDDSWSWQNLMPYFIKSERIEDPYILNSKSSKYCGTKGYMGVTRESRDLPLKYLKAFKEMGHNIIENANAGETLGFFLPMFTIFGGVRQSSAESFLSPIKNRDNLFIMKNTLVTKIVIDENSQATGVQCKTSDGTSITIVAKKEVVVSAGTFNTPKLLMLSGIGPKEHLESLSISVVSDLPVGDNSQDHMAVILVHQLEQTSDRFTSDPTQFPLPTFVGFGAINKTQNYPDYMTLNLISRNNPAALMQLCSSVFSLHEDVCAQIYATGEGREVLFSVLTLGRPSSRGQVRLKSSNPDDPPKISTGFLSAAIDMENNVDSILDFIRVTESSYFAGVGAQTIYFDFPECRTVSNVRDYWKCYVLHMMDTTFHFSSTCSMGTVLDSSLKVVGVSKLRVVDASAMPNLTSGNINAAIVALAERAADIIKQSQSCE, from the exons ATGGACGTGGGTACGGCTCTCGCGAGCGCCCAAATCATAAAAGGTGCTTTACTCCTGCTGTCAGCGCTCGCCCTCACGAGCTACAAGTGGCCGGTAGATAGACCACTTAGTG ACAGTGCAACATGCGATTACATCGTGGTTGGCGCTGGAACAGCGGGCAGCATCATGGCGAATCGCCTCAGTGAAGATCCAAGGTCCATCGTGTGCGTCATTGAGGCTGGAGGAGACCCACCTTTCGAGACCGag atTCCATCGCTGTTTGCTTATTTGTCGAAGACCTACATGGACTGGAATTTCACCTCAGAGGATGATGGCTATACGGCACAATACCGCCAGCAGAAATATCTAAATCTCGCACAAGGCAAAGTGCTCGGAGGCAGCAGCTGCCTTAATCACTTCTACCACATAAGAGGAGACCCTAAAGATTACGATGATTGGGCTAAAGCTACCGGTGACGATTCGTGGTCCTGGCAAAATCTTATGCCATACTTCATCAAGAGTGAACGAATTGAAGATCCGTACATACTGAACTCAAAGAGCAGTAAATATTGCGGAACAAAAGGCTACATGGGCGTAACGAGGGAGAGTAGAGACTTACCTCTCAAGTACTTAAAAGCATTCAAAGAAATGGGACACAATATTATTGAAAACGCCAACGCTGGTGAAACATTAGGATTCTTCTTGCCTATGTTTACTATATTCGGAGGAGTTCGGCAAAGCAGCGCCGAATCATTCTTGTCGCCAATAAAGAATAgggataatttatttattatgaaaaatactttAGTAACGAAGATTGTAATCGATGAAAATTCACAAGCGACAGGTGTTCAATGTAAAACGTCGGATGGAACATCTATTACAATAGTTGCTAAAAAGGAAGTTGTAGTTTCAGCTGGCACCTTCAATACACCTAAGCTTCTTATGCTATCTGGTATAGGGCCGAAGGAGCATCTTGAAAGTTTGAGTATTAGCGTGGTGTCCGATTTACCAGTGGGTGACAATTCACAAGATCACATGGCTGTAATATTGGTGCATCAGTTAGAACAAACTAGTGACAGGTTTACCTCAGATCCTACTCAATTCCCTTTACCAACTTTTGTTGGTTTCGGGGCTATAAATAAGACTCAGAATTATCCAGACTAtatgacattaaatttaatcagtAGAAACAACCCAGCGGCCTTAATGCAGCTATGTTCATCAGTATTTAGTCTACATGAAGACGTTTGCGCCCAAATTTACGCGACTGGTGAAGGTAGAGAAGTACTCTTTTCGGTGCTGACGTTAGGCCGACCTTCATCTCGGGGACAGGTTCGTTTAAAGAGTTCAAACCCTGATGATCCACCAAAAATTTCCACAGGATTTCTTTCTGCCGCTATAGATATGGAAAACAACGTCGATTCTATTCTAGACTTTATCAGAGTAACGGAGTCAAGTTATTTCGCTGGAGTCGGGGCACAAACCATATATTTCGACTTCCCAGAGTGCCGGACCGTGTCGAACGTAAGAGATTATTGGAAGTGCTATGTTCTACATATGATGGATACTACTTTCCATTTCAGTTCCACATGTTCTATGGGAACAGTTCTGGATTCCAGCCTTAAAGTCGTCGGTGTGAGTAAGCTGAGAGTTGTGGATGCGAGCGCCATGCCAAATCTGACAAGTGGTAACATAAACGCCGCCATAGTTGCCCTCGCAGAAAGAGCCGCTGACATAATTAAGCAAAGCCAATCATGTGAATAA
- the LOC124533221 gene encoding ecdysone oxidase-like produces MDVGTALAGAQVIKGAFLLLTALALTSYKWPVDKPLSDSTTCDYIVVGAGTAGSIVANRLSEDPRFTVCVIEAGGDPTLETGIPSLFPYLPKTHMDWNFTSENDGYTAQYRQQPFLDLPQGKALGGSSSIHHFYHIRGDPRDYDDWAKAAGDDSWSWQNLIPYFIKSERLEDPYILNSQSGKYHGTNGYMGITRETRDLPLKYLQAFKEMGHKIIQNANAGETLGFFLPMFTIFGGVRQSSAESFLSPIKNRENLLVMKNTLVTKIVIDENSQATGVQCKTSDGTSITVNAQKEVIVSAGAFNTPKLLMLSGIGPKEHLESFGINVVSDLPVGENSQDHMSVILVHQLEETNDTLASDPTQFPLPTFVGFGAINKTQSYPDYVTLNLISRNSPAALMQLCSSVFSLHEDVCAQMYAAGEGREVLFSVMSLGRPMSRGQVLLQSTNPEDPPKIYTGFLTANLDLQNNVDSILDFVRVTESSYFTGVGARTLIFDFPNCRTVSSVREYWQCYVLHMMDTTFHYSSTCPMGTVLDSSLKVVGVSKLRVVDASAMPNLTSGNINAAVVVLAEKAADIIKHSQSCE; encoded by the exons ATGGACGTGGGTACGGCTCTCGCAGGCGCCCAGGTCATCAAAGGCGCCTTTCTCCTGCTGACAGCACTCGCTCTCACGAGCTACAAGTGGCCGGTAGATAAACCTCTTAGTG ACAGTACAACATGCGATTACATCGTGGTTGGCGCTGGTACAGCGGGTAGCATCGTGGCGAATCGCCTCAGTGAAGATCCAAGGTTCACCGTGTGCGTCATAGAGGCCGGAGGAGACCCAACTTTGGAGACTggg attccATCGCTGTTCCCTTATTTGCCGAAGACTCATATGGACTGGAATTTCACCTCAGAGAATGATGGCTACACAGCGCAATACCGTCAGCAGCCATTTCTAGATCTCCCACAAGGTAAGGCGCTCGGAGGCAGCAGTTCCATTCATCACTTTTACCACATCAGAGGAGATCCCAGGGATTATGACGATTGGGCAAAAGCAGCTGGTGACGACTCGTGGTCCTGGCAAAATCTTATCCCCTATTTCATCAAGAGTGAACGACTTGAAGATCCATACATTCTGAACTCACAGAGCGGAAAATATCACGGAACGAATGGCTACATGGGTATAACGAGGGAGACCAGAGACTTACCTCTCAAATACTTACAAGCGTTCAAAGAAATGGGAcacaaaattattcaaaacgCCAACGCTGGTGAGACATTAGGATTCTTCCTGCCTATGTTTACTATATTCGGAGGAGTTCGGCAAAGCAGCGCCGAGTCATTCTTGTCGCCAATAAAGAATAGAGAAAATTTACTTGTTATGAAAAATACTTTAGTGACGAAGATTGTAATCGATGAAAATTCACAAGCGACCGGTGTTCAATGTAAAACTTCGGATGGAACATCTATTACAGTAAATGCTCAAAAGGAAGTTATAGTTTCAGCTGGTGCCTTTAATACGCCTAAGCTTCTTATGTTATCTGGCATAGGGCCTAAAGAGCACCTTGAAAGTTTTGGCATTAACGTAGTATCTGATTTACCTGTGGGTGAGAATTCACAAGATCACATGTCTGTAATATTGGTGCATCAGTTAGAAGAAACTAATGATACACTTGCCTCAGATCCTACTCAATTCCCTTTACCAACTTTTGTTGGTTTTGGAGCTATTAATAAGACTCAGAGCTATCCAGATTACGtcacattaaatttaatcagtAGAAACAGCCCAGCAGCGTTGATGCAGCTATGTTCATCAGTATTTAGTCTACATGAAGACGTTTGCGCCCAGATGTATGCCGCCGGTGAAGGTAGAGAAGTACTTTTCTCAGTGATGTCGTTAGGCCGACCCATGTCTCGGGGACAGGTTCTTCTACAAAGTACGAACCCTGAAGATCCACCAAAAATTTACACAGGATTCCTTACCGCTAATTTAGATTTACAGAACAACGTTGATTCCATTTTGGACTTTGTCAGAGTAACGGAGTCAAGTTATTTCACTGGCGTGGGTGCTCGAACCTTAATTTTTGACTTCCCAAACTGCAGGACCGTGTCGAGCGTAAGAGAATATTGGCAGTGCTATGTTCTCCATATGATGGATACTACTTTCCATTACAGTTCCACATGTCCTATGGGAACAGTTCTGGATTCCAGCCTCAAAGTCGTCGGTGTGAGCAAGCTTAGAGTGGTGGATGCGAGCGCCATGCCAAATCTGACAAGCGGTAACATAAACGCTGCCGTAGTTGTCCTTGCAGAAAAGGCCGCTGATATAATTAAGCATAGCCAATCatgtgaataa